A genomic stretch from Bacteroidales bacterium includes:
- a CDS encoding DUF4833 domain-containing protein: protein MSLFFLLHTFAQAQDIRLFHIERNKNNSIVCYDLHVDDNKEINQQNPIDAYWITPDKDNSRNSLSLVQYKLAYGLTIDKIEGDDISFKLKAYPERDIRVIYDSENRQANAYTYINGAFAVLKKLYIHASPPLYKSVEYIILEGYDPETGKEVSEMIINT from the coding sequence TTGAGTTTATTCTTTTTGCTGCATACCTTTGCACAGGCTCAGGATATACGTTTATTTCATATAGAAAGAAATAAAAATAACAGTATTGTTTGTTATGATTTACATGTAGATGATAATAAGGAAATTAATCAACAAAACCCTATTGATGCCTATTGGATTACTCCCGACAAAGACAATTCGAGAAATTCTTTAAGTCTCGTACAATATAAATTGGCTTACGGACTTACAATTGATAAGATTGAAGGCGATGATATTTCTTTTAAGCTCAAAGCTTACCCCGAACGTGATATAAGAGTCATTTACGATTCAGAGAATAGACAAGCAAACGCATATACATATATTAATGGTGCGTTTGCTGTTTTAAAAAAATTATATATTCATGCATCACCACCTCTTTATAAATCGGTGGAATACATTATTCTGGAAGGATATGACCCTGAGACGGGTAAAGAAGTGAGTGAAATGATTATAAATACATAA
- a CDS encoding inositol-3-phosphate synthase, protein MMEKLNVQNPQGRLGVLVVGLNGAVSSTFIAGTYSVRKGLSQPVGSITQMATIRLGQRNENRFPKIKEIVPLANLDQLVFGGWDIQDENLYESVLRNEVLVQKDADPIKDELEKLRPMKAVFDRNYVKRLHGTHVKSAPTKWELMEQLRSDIRNFKTENNCDRIVMIWCGSTEVFMAPNGEHDSLKSFEKAMKENSDAVAPSMLYAYAAIAEKVTFINGAPNLTVDFPAMLQHAENNNVPLCGKDFKTGQTMMKTVLAPMFKTRMLGLNGWFSTNILGNRDGEVLDDPGSFKTKEESKLSVIDTILQPELYPELYGDVYHKVRINYYPPRKDNKEGWDNIDLFGWMGYPMQIKVDFLCRDSILAAPLCLDLVLLSDLSQRCGFSGIQHWLSFYFKSPLHNKDQQPEHDLFIQSIKLKNTLRMIINEDPIDFIDESIELFK, encoded by the coding sequence ATGATGGAAAAATTAAATGTGCAAAATCCGCAAGGACGCTTAGGTGTGCTCGTGGTAGGTTTAAACGGAGCCGTATCCTCTACTTTTATAGCAGGAACATATTCCGTAAGGAAAGGTTTGAGTCAACCGGTTGGCTCAATAACTCAAATGGCAACAATTCGTTTGGGACAGCGGAACGAAAACCGTTTTCCTAAAATCAAAGAGATTGTTCCATTGGCAAATCTTGATCAACTTGTTTTCGGAGGTTGGGATATTCAGGACGAGAATCTCTATGAATCTGTATTACGTAATGAAGTTCTTGTTCAAAAAGATGCTGACCCGATAAAGGATGAATTAGAAAAACTCCGCCCGATGAAAGCAGTTTTTGACCGGAATTATGTAAAGCGCCTTCATGGAACACACGTAAAATCAGCTCCTACAAAATGGGAGTTGATGGAACAGCTGCGTTCAGATATTCGTAATTTTAAAACAGAAAACAATTGTGATCGCATTGTGATGATTTGGTGCGGAAGTACTGAAGTTTTTATGGCTCCCAACGGCGAACATGATAGTTTGAAAAGTTTCGAGAAAGCGATGAAAGAAAACAGCGATGCAGTAGCTCCGAGCATGTTATATGCTTATGCCGCAATTGCCGAGAAAGTGACTTTCATTAATGGTGCTCCCAATCTTACCGTTGATTTTCCGGCAATGCTTCAGCATGCAGAAAACAACAATGTTCCTCTTTGCGGAAAAGATTTCAAAACAGGACAAACAATGATGAAAACTGTCTTAGCTCCGATGTTTAAAACTCGTATGTTGGGACTTAACGGTTGGTTTTCCACAAATATCTTGGGAAATCGCGACGGTGAAGTATTAGATGATCCGGGCTCATTCAAAACTAAAGAGGAAAGCAAACTCTCTGTTATTGACACTATTTTGCAACCGGAACTCTATCCGGAACTCTACGGCGATGTTTATCACAAAGTTCGCATAAACTATTATCCGCCTCGCAAAGATAATAAAGAAGGTTGGGATAATATTGATTTATTCGGTTGGATGGGTTATCCGATGCAGATAAAAGTTGATTTCCTTTGTCGCGACTCAATTCTTGCAGCTCCTCTATGTCTAGATTTGGTTCTTCTTTCCGACTTATCGCAACGATGCGGATTCTCCGGCATTCAACATTGGCTGTCATTCTATTTTAAGAGTCCTTTGCACAACAAAGACCAACAACCCGAACACGATTTATTCATTCAAAGTATAAAATTAAAAAACACTTTACGTATGATAATTAACGAAGACCCTATTGACTTCATTGATGAAAGTATTGAGCTTTTTAAATAA